The following proteins are co-located in the Macadamia integrifolia cultivar HAES 741 chromosome 3, SCU_Mint_v3, whole genome shotgun sequence genome:
- the LOC122073266 gene encoding protodermal factor 1: MSHPIIMDSLLKFFFITVILLLSAAVREIQGDAMVTGTVFCDQCKDGQRSFFDYPLDGAKVVVACGGNDGQVTMWKEETTNMMGSYAMRFNGSPDLRGCYAQVSGTNSAAGCGASAGPPKNLKLMFEIFDMAFYTVDALISQPAQPMPFCPNRTSNPTTNPIPTPTPTPNPTLPVPGPPPPTVRLPPLPPAPFLEASACPTQNWLMQEYRCYWKVVSPETKVAVAFGLIAAKSYGTDMTLQEGLLGRGDLYRTLLREGTTALLNSYNSMQFPYPTLGVIEHMNMALLGSSSQVLLTALRFKRANSGFGKVGCKFTPCN; encoded by the exons ATGTCCCATCCCATAATCATGGATTCACTCCTCAAGTTCTTCTTCATTACAGTTATTCTGCTTCTCTCCGCTGCCGTAAGAGAAATACAAGGCGATGCTATGGTCACTGGTACTGTCTTCTGCGACCAATGTAAAGATGGGCAGAGAAGCTTCTTTGATTACCCACTCGacg GGGCGAAGGTGGTGGTGGCGTGTGGGGGAAATGATGGGCAAGTGACGATGTGGAAGGAAGAGACGACCAATATGATGGGGAGTTACGCGATGAGGTTCAATGGAAGCCCGGATTTGAGGGGTTGCTACGCCCAGGTGTCGGGAACCAACTCCGCCGCAGGCTGCGGTGCATCGGCAGGGCCTCCCAAGAATTTGAAGCTCATGTTCGAGATATTTGATATGGCTTTCTACACTGTGGATGCCTTGATCTCTCAGCCTGCCCAGCCTATGCCCTTCTGCCCCAATAGGACTTCCAACCCGACCACAAACCCGATCCCGACTCCAACTCCAACACCGAACCCAACACTGCCGGTACCCGGCCCTCCACCTCCAACTGTCAGGTTGCCTCCTCTACCGCCAGCTCCCTTCCTGGAGGCTTCTGCTTGTCCGACACA GAATTGGTTGATGCAAGAGTACAGATGTTACTGGAAGGTGGTGAGCCCTGAAACAAAGGTAGCTGTTGCTTTTGGGCTAATTGCAGCCAAGAGCTATGGAACTGATATGACCCTACAAGAAGGACTTCTAGGAAGGGGAGACCTTTATAGGACCCTCCTAAGAGAAGGAACAACTGCACTACTCAACTCTTATAACAGTATGCAATTTCCTTACCCTACACTTGGTGTGATTGAACACATGAATATGGCATTACTGGGGTCCTCTAGTCAGGTCCTCTTAACTGCACTTCGCTTTAAGAGGGCTAACTCTGGATTTGGCAAGGTTGGCTGCAAGTTCACCCCTTGTAATTGA
- the LOC122073357 gene encoding uncharacterized protein LOC122073357 isoform X3: MSSQPKTKSNKNKESRKAQTMSHTTGRTTFAKVKHNLRKKNPDGVEPSRIQMHKVTYTRKDDRIVDEASREIILTIEDIAEADPYLGNLFGTCMDFVLHLYPLMMMQSTTWGLNNYRDV, from the exons ATGAGTTCACAACCAAAG ACTAAATCtaacaaaaacaaagagagcAGAAAAGCACAAACGATGTCCCATACAACTGGCCGGACGACCTTTGCAAAGGTTAAACACAATCTA aggaagaagaatcctGATGGTGTGGAACCTTCTAGAATTCAAATGCATAAGGTTACCTACACAAGGAAAGATGATAGGATAGTAGATGAAGCATCAAGAGAAATCATA CTGACAATTGAGGATATTGCAGAGGCTGACCCATATTTAGGCAATCTATTTG gTACTTGCATGGATTTTGTCCTCCACTTATATCCTCTGATGATGATGCAAAGTACGACTTGGGGATTGAATAACTACCGTGATGTGTGA
- the LOC122073357 gene encoding uncharacterized protein LOC122073357 isoform X4, whose amino-acid sequence MSSQPKTKSNKNKESRKAQTMSHTTGRTTFAKVKHNLRKKNPDGVEPSRIQMHKVTYTRKDDRIVDEASREIILTIEDIAEADPYLGNLFGRYLHGFCPPLISSDDDAKYDLGIE is encoded by the exons ATGAGTTCACAACCAAAG ACTAAATCtaacaaaaacaaagagagcAGAAAAGCACAAACGATGTCCCATACAACTGGCCGGACGACCTTTGCAAAGGTTAAACACAATCTA aggaagaagaatcctGATGGTGTGGAACCTTCTAGAATTCAAATGCATAAGGTTACCTACACAAGGAAAGATGATAGGATAGTAGATGAAGCATCAAGAGAAATCATA CTGACAATTGAGGATATTGCAGAGGCTGACCCATATTTAGGCAATCTATTTGGCAG gTACTTGCATGGATTTTGTCCTCCACTTATATCCTCTGATGATGATGCAAAGTACGACTTGGGGATTGAATAA
- the LOC122073357 gene encoding uncharacterized protein LOC122073357 isoform X1, whose translation MSSQPKTKSNKNKESRKAQTMSHTTGRTTFAKVKHNLRKKNPDGVEPSRIQMHKVTYTRKDDRIVDEASREIIDALDKKLEELPLELRNQKSAQDNIYVAVRGPELHGRVRGAGLGVKPSRVGLTPKNIEEKKKHDSVQARFVELEGQVSSLTGKLEEMDDLKAQVALLTQALLGRHSSKSSVHLSDN comes from the exons ATGAGTTCACAACCAAAG ACTAAATCtaacaaaaacaaagagagcAGAAAAGCACAAACGATGTCCCATACAACTGGCCGGACGACCTTTGCAAAGGTTAAACACAATCTA aggaagaagaatcctGATGGTGTGGAACCTTCTAGAATTCAAATGCATAAGGTTACCTACACAAGGAAAGATGATAGGATAGTAGATGAAGCATCAAGAGAAATCATA GATGCATTGGATAAGAAATTAGAAGAACTGCCCCTAGAATTGAGAAATCAAAAATCTGCCCAAGACAACATATATGTGGCCGTTCGAGGCCCTGAGTTACATGGTCGAGTGCGTGGTGCAGGCCTAGGCGTGAAGCCAAGTAGGGTTGGCCTTACACCAAAAAATattgaggaaaagaagaaacatgACAGTGTGCAAGCTAGATTTGTAGAGTTGGAGGGACAGGTTAGCAGTTTGACgggaaaattagaagaaatgGATGATTTGAAAGCCCAAGTAGCACTTCTAACCCAAGCGCTTTTAGGTCGACATAGCTCAAAGAGTTCAGTTCATTTAT CTGACAATTGA
- the LOC122073357 gene encoding uncharacterized protein LOC122073357 isoform X2, with protein MSHTTGRTTFAKVKHNLRKKNPDGVEPSRIQMHKVTYTRKDDRIVDEASREIIDALDKKLEELPLELRNQKSAQDNIYVAVRGPELHGRVRGAGLGVKPSRVGLTPKNIEEKKKHDSVQARFVELEGQVSSLTGKLEEMDDLKAQVALLTQALLGRHSSKSSVHLSDN; from the exons ATGTCCCATACAACTGGCCGGACGACCTTTGCAAAGGTTAAACACAATCTA aggaagaagaatcctGATGGTGTGGAACCTTCTAGAATTCAAATGCATAAGGTTACCTACACAAGGAAAGATGATAGGATAGTAGATGAAGCATCAAGAGAAATCATA GATGCATTGGATAAGAAATTAGAAGAACTGCCCCTAGAATTGAGAAATCAAAAATCTGCCCAAGACAACATATATGTGGCCGTTCGAGGCCCTGAGTTACATGGTCGAGTGCGTGGTGCAGGCCTAGGCGTGAAGCCAAGTAGGGTTGGCCTTACACCAAAAAATattgaggaaaagaagaaacatgACAGTGTGCAAGCTAGATTTGTAGAGTTGGAGGGACAGGTTAGCAGTTTGACgggaaaattagaagaaatgGATGATTTGAAAGCCCAAGTAGCACTTCTAACCCAAGCGCTTTTAGGTCGACATAGCTCAAAGAGTTCAGTTCATTTAT CTGACAATTGA